In one window of Thermotoga sp. Mc24 DNA:
- a CDS encoding ABC transporter ATP-binding protein: MSLLKVQNLTKEYPLGFFGKERLKAVDDVSFEIDRSRIVSLIGESGSGKTTVGKLILKLIKPTSGQILFDGKDISQIRERDLKEYYRKVQGVFQDPFSSFNPIYKIDRVLNMVFEEFFPDMPASEKRSRMEEVIASVGMNPREILGKYPHQLSGGQLQRILIARTLLLNVELLIADEIISMLDASTRVDILNLLGDLRERGMSVIFITHDLSLGYYISDETFIMYRGNIVEMGDTEKVFHNPIHPYTKMLLESVPEIDRKWDLSKRFIPELVASSSAPCKYYDRCPIKDEKCLVQKPEMVEVEENHKVLCLKAGD; this comes from the coding sequence TTGAGTCTTCTGAAAGTTCAGAATTTGACGAAGGAATACCCTCTAGGTTTCTTCGGGAAGGAAAGGCTCAAAGCGGTTGATGACGTTTCCTTTGAAATAGATCGATCCAGGATCGTATCTCTCATAGGAGAGAGTGGAAGTGGAAAGACCACCGTGGGTAAGCTCATTTTGAAACTCATAAAGCCAACGTCTGGGCAGATCCTGTTCGATGGAAAAGACATTTCCCAGATCAGAGAAAGGGATCTAAAGGAGTACTACAGAAAGGTCCAGGGGGTCTTTCAGGATCCGTTCTCGTCCTTCAATCCCATATACAAAATAGACAGGGTATTGAACATGGTGTTCGAAGAGTTCTTCCCAGACATGCCAGCTTCTGAGAAGCGTTCCAGAATGGAAGAGGTTATCGCTTCTGTTGGAATGAACCCGCGGGAGATACTCGGAAAATATCCCCACCAGCTCAGTGGAGGACAGCTTCAGAGAATACTCATCGCGAGAACGCTACTTCTAAACGTAGAACTTCTAATAGCCGATGAGATCATCAGCATGCTTGACGCTTCTACAAGGGTGGACATACTGAACCTTCTCGGTGATCTGCGTGAGAGAGGAATGTCCGTTATCTTTATCACCCACGACCTTTCTCTTGGATATTACATCAGTGATGAAACCTTCATTATGTACAGGGGTAACATAGTAGAAATGGGAGACACCGAGAAGGTCTTTCACAACCCGATTCATCCTTATACTAAGATGCTCCTCGAATCCGTTCCAGAGATAGACAGAAAGTGGGATCTCAGCAAGAGATTCATCCCGGAACTCGTCGCTTCGTCTAGCGCACCGTGCAAGTACTACGACAGGTGCCCCATAAAAGATGAAAAGTGTCTCGTTCAAAAGCCAGAGATGGTAGAGGTAGAGGAGAACCATAAAGTACTCTGTTTGAAGGCAGGGGATTGA
- a CDS encoding LacI family DNA-binding transcriptional regulator, with translation MASIKDVAKLAGVSIATVSRVINGYNNVSEETRKRVIDAIRKLNYHPVYAVKGTVLKRTIGVLVPNFGGFHYNEILTGIEKEAIKRDFTLMISTTLHRTSVELERLEVFFAKRVDGIIVCSSKKDEEQLERLIKSAIPVVVVDREEPEIRIDNVGIDNYAAGRMCAKYLLSKGHKKVLLLKGRKDIYSFSDRERGFIDYSTRHGIEVKVTPCGYFAEHGYHAVERYLKKHGGDFTAIFAINDLSAFGALKALHDLGVSVPDEVSVMGFDDDPISSYTIPPLTTVRQPREEMGRVAFEILYERLSGKKGVARRVVLPIEIIERESVKQL, from the coding sequence GTGGCCTCCATCAAAGATGTAGCAAAACTCGCTGGTGTTTCTATAGCAACCGTCTCACGCGTGATAAACGGTTACAACAACGTCTCGGAAGAGACGAGAAAAAGAGTAATCGACGCCATCAGAAAACTCAACTATCACCCTGTGTACGCTGTGAAGGGTACTGTTTTAAAGAGAACCATCGGAGTTCTCGTTCCCAATTTCGGGGGCTTTCACTACAACGAGATATTGACGGGCATAGAAAAAGAAGCGATAAAGAGAGACTTCACTCTCATGATTTCAACGACACTCCACAGGACCTCTGTGGAGCTGGAAAGGCTGGAGGTTTTCTTTGCAAAAAGGGTGGATGGTATCATAGTCTGCTCGTCAAAGAAGGACGAAGAACAACTCGAAAGATTGATAAAGAGCGCCATTCCAGTCGTTGTTGTGGATAGAGAAGAACCAGAGATCCGGATTGACAACGTTGGCATCGATAACTACGCCGCTGGAAGGATGTGTGCGAAGTACCTTCTGAGCAAGGGCCACAAGAAAGTTTTGCTTTTGAAGGGAAGAAAGGATATCTATTCTTTCTCTGACAGAGAAAGAGGCTTCATTGACTACAGCACGAGACACGGAATAGAGGTGAAAGTCACACCGTGCGGTTATTTCGCTGAACACGGTTACCACGCGGTGGAAAGGTACCTGAAAAAACACGGCGGGGATTTCACTGCGATCTTTGCAATAAACGACCTTTCGGCCTTTGGCGCGCTCAAGGCACTACACGATCTCGGTGTATCAGTTCCCGATGAAGTTTCTGTCATGGGATTCGACGACGACCCCATATCGAGCTACACTATTCCTCCACTCACCACGGTGAGGCAACCGAGGGAAGAGATGGGAAGAGTAGCCTTTGAGATTCTTTACGAGAGGCTTTCCGGAAAAAAAGGTGTTGCAAGAAGAGTCGTTCTGCCCATTGAGATCATCGAAAGAGAATCCGTGAAACAATTATAA